The Camelina sativa cultivar DH55 chromosome 18, Cs, whole genome shotgun sequence DNA window CGATCGAATCGTAAAttgttggtgtcgactgactccctcgttggtgtcgatcgacatccacACCCAAAACCGGTAAAttggttcgcagatgttacaatAGCCCTGAGTCGTTGTATTGCTTTCAAGAAGGATTTTTTACAAGTTAAAGATCTCATTATCGACTCAACTGATTTTTTGTATGATCGCCACATCTTCTTCTACAATAATACTTCAAATCAGACCCATGTCCCAAGTTCTCTGGTTAGCCATAATGAGATCTTTAACTTGTAAAAAATCCATAGCAAGCCCTTCTATACTCCTCGGGCCCTGGGTGGATGGATTGGCAGCCAATGTGCAATAGTTGacttatttctaatttttaagtagtgtttttatattttactatattgttttttttaaattattttttattttgtaaatatggtCTAGAATAGCACATACAGAAACGTTATTGAAAGGTTAGCGGGGAAAAAAGATTATTCATTACCGCCTTcgtaaaaaaacatgaactttaataaaaaaaatattaaaatctggGATCCAATTAATAAAACTAGTCGAcctaatttatttctttttcttttactctctTAACCTTCGACATTCTTCTTCccattttgtttgctttctctttcaaattttgttcttcctctccctttctcttctttcatggTATCTTAATATCTTAGCCACTCTCGCTCCCCTCTGTCATCACCACCAATCTTTGTTAAAAAACCCTAACCTCTTGCATATGTCCCATGGATCTCGCAGTCATGAGACACAACTTTGCCACCAAGAAAGAGATTCAGAATTTGATTCTGCATTTGAACTTTAGATCTTGTCTTTCAACAAGGATCTCTCCTAAATCTTgtcttcataaaatatcttatatttataatatattaaacaatatttttttatcataagtttttattttgctgGTTGTGTTTTTACTAACAGTTTAAGTTTAACTAGATGAAGACTTGCTCGATGtgagggtttaaagttttataaatgaaattaaatttattaaaatttgttgtatgttatatataaattttatttttgttataatatactgatttgtatccacttacaaatattttatgtatgttactattaaaagtatatctttttacacctaaatgtactcttgtatgttacaaacatattttttatcaccatctagatattgtatatataaacacattaagccaagtatattactttcgtttctgcatagttttttaattactaaaatagttggctcaaaaaacattttgaataaaaaatatattacataatatactaattaatgatgtatcatcataataatgtatgaacaccatggagaaaacataggctccgccttcatcccttatggagataaccttgcgtccaacctcctccatcaTGGAGAGAAGTTTGGCTCCACCtttctcccttggagagataaccttgcgtccaatctcctccaccttcctcccttgcgcatataactttgtgtccaaccttctctaccatagggagaacctcggctcttccctcctcctatgtggagaaaatatgttcacgtctttttgctatctcaaaatggcttgttccgacaacaatgaaagtaaaaacaattttctaacgtcacaaaaaatcttttgatagtaactaatgttaaatttctcaatgtattcgtgatagtaattatgccaaagtgaaagtaaaatagttagcttaatgtgtttatagataacataatatactaatcaatgatgtatcatcacaataatgtatgaccgcgatggaaaaaacctcggctccgccctcatcccttatggagagaacattgcatccaacttcctccatcatggagagaaccttggctccgccttcctcccttggagagataatcttgcgtccaacctcctccaccttcctctgttgggtagataaccttgtgtccaaccttctccaccatagagagaacctcggctctgccctcatcctgtgtggagagaaaatgttcatttctttttgctatctcaaaatagcttcCTCCGACGACCAATAAAcgtcaaaacctttttcaatcgtcacaaaatcttttgatagtaactaatgctaaatttctcaatgtattcgtgtaagtgtctttgacacaccatgatgtagcctctatctctgtaacgcttcaactgccacattgtttagtgagcccatgcctactctcagtccatgggtccaccAACCCATATTTGATggtcggtttgttacgtctggaaggctttaaaaacttgattaccgactttacaaatcaacaaatgatattttcttgtgttttgtcctccctcgcacaatttcgacaatcacttccagaaaggtcacccatcatgaagttcttcCAGGACCATTGACttaaaaaataagtgcattttggtgacgtatgtggctaaatcaagtcttttaaacatttccgcaaaccaTGGTGTtagagtctttgagctcctatggatctatcaacaacgatttattttttccaatctatctatctatgtttgtcgtacgcttgtgtttgattagcctattttattaattcattaggttgatgagcttctattcgttatctccctttgggattgaatgaataatggtaacaattatgtttggaaaaaaaaaagaagggtttatgaccaaccaatcaaggttgagaaattgaaagaaaattaatttggcataagtaaagaaacaatagaaaattatcaGTATCCTAATATATGAATCCTaaatcattcaaagattaaaatataaattaaaaccatataaaaatactacaataaaatttaaaatacagtattagaaaaataagactcatatattaatctttttttgtcaacatattcaTCTAGACTATtcccaaccaaaaaaagagaaagtagtagaaaattttggtttaagaaaataagaaaaatttacctttccattaaaatatattcccaATTAAACAGAGTTGAAggcaatgtttttgaataaattatttaaatatgaggtgatctttgattatatagaagtgagtaaaaattttagaattaataattaaatgtatattttccttaatatttttttataaataatcacttaaaattaaaaataagtaaataatattataatttcgaattttatgaaatatatatataatctccttataattattttaaaaaactttgttttttttttctaaattctaaaaattttataattatcttttactttattaatattttttaaaacaatttttttttgtaatcaaattcttcttattaaatatttacacatgtcaaaatctcagattgataacttgacacatgttcataatttataatataaatttttaattttttttcaaatatttcaccCGCAATATCGCATGGATCTGACTTCTGAGTCCTagtcttaattaaaaaaactagagGTGccctttttcttaaattttccatttgttttttaactttccttattttgcaaaatttaataaccaaaaactaaaatctgtaaaaaccttttaaaatcttCCAAACCATATCCTACATGATCTCAATGGAATTATTTTCTCTATATCTAAAGAACTgaattcaaatcaaaaccaaaccaaaaaagaataCACCgatctaaaatcaaatttttttgtacaATAAAGATGTATGTAACTCAAAATCAGTCTGAACTCTGAACTGATCAAACCATCCAATTTAGATCTTtagtttgaaatttgaatatCGTCAACCAAATAATgcgtaaaaccaaaaaatttgaacCGAAACACggattaaaaaatgaaaagaaaacaaataaggaaaCGTATATAGATCCCTGGTtaagaaatcgctaggcgctagtcgggcggcGAATACgggcctagcgcctagcaaAGAAATCGGGGATTAATCGGAGATTAATCGGAGACTagtttttaatacattttaatatatttttatatttttttaattatatatgtttaaactttataaaataaaaacatttatacattcaaaaaacacaaaataagtTTCGAATCACATGATATACAAAAATTAGTATGGTCTTGATCTTGAGGacacaaaaaatatgaaaaatcacaaaaagaatgaagattacttcttcttcatttacTTTCTTCAATGGTCAAGTAATTAGCATGTGTTAGACTTTTTGTTTAGTGAAGACTTCTTCTTGATTATCTGCAACTGCAACATTTGcagatcaaacaaaattaataattatctgCAACTGCAACATTTGcagatcaaacaaaattaataataaaaaacagcAAGATTACAAGAACTATTGGTGTCACGTTAAACAACAAATAAtcatacaacaaaaagaaaaaaacaaaccttagtAACCCATTGGTGTGTCACAAAACTCAGGGGTTCCATGAAAAACATTCCGTTCAAAATCCATGTCAACcattacttcatcttcttcctcagattcaaaatcatcatcataaagCTCTCTTACCTTTGAATATTGGGTATTAGGTACAATACCAACACCAGTACTTTGGTCTTCTTGATGTTGCTCCACAATCCAATCTTCCACAGTTTCTTCATTACCATCATCTACGATCACATCCACCGCTTTCTCCTTGATTTTTTGTGCTTGTTAAAAAGTCTTGCATTAAACTGGACATAAACTAGGCTGTTTAGACGACTGGCCATTAATTTGTTCCTTTTTTAGTGTGGATCTGCAAATTAATAAGAGATATTAGAAGAAGGGCTGTAACATAAATAGCTATACTTAAACAGAGATAAAAATATTGAACTAATCAGTAACTCAAACATAAAAGCTGAACATAGATTAAAAACTAACCGCTTCAAAGCTACTCCAATTTCTTTCACAACCAGAAGAGCTAGAAGTCAAAGCAAGCACTCTAGTTGCTAGCTTTTGTAACGTAGGTACATGACATCAATGGGACCTTGGAAGTGAGAAGCCGCTTGAGTTCCAAATTCTTCTTGCAGTTCACTAGCCAAATGCTGTTTATTTATATTCACCTCAGATCTAAGCTCTTTATCACGtactctcttctttgttttccttctctttGCTTCTATAAGTGCATTCTTACACTTAGCTTGATCCTCCTTTGTAGACAATGGGCAAGCAGAAACATTTCCCCTCTGATGAGCAATATGTTCTTTCATCCTATAAACTCCACCAGATATTTCTTTTCCACACAACTTGCATTTCACCTTATCTGGAGTTTTTGGATCATACAACACTCCATATTCCCATCCCACATCTTCAGAATTACGTTTTAGTTGTACATCAACCATTCTGACatgtttaaaaaatcaaaacattagtAAATAGAAACAGAAAAAACATGCTGCCCAGAGAAATAGAAACCAATACACAGAGATATCCTAATCAGCTAGACAGAGCAACAGAGAGATATAGACAAAGACATTGTAATCGGCTACAAGATTGTAAATTGAGCAGTAACAATttagagattttagaaaattacttGTAAATTCATGAACAGAAAGATGAGAGTGTCTTGACAAATAAATATCAGTTTGAGTAAGAACAATTTCTGGAGATAATTGAGATCAGAAGAGAAACTAGATTAGGTTTACAATGTTGTTCGGCTTCAATTgccgagagaagaagaagattaaattaaatcaagaaatttgCGTAAACCATCACTTTCTCCTCAAAAATTGATGGGCTTTAAGACCCAATACGATTTAAATCAGTTTATTACccatttttataaagaaattaatGAGCTTTAAAAAGCCAAAACGATTTAAAACAGTTAAATACCcattaaaagcaaaaaacattGAATACCGATTTTGTTAACCGATTTTGCATTAAACTCATCGGTTAAGCACTGCCTAGCGCCTAGGCGCCCGATTAATCGGCTAGACGcccgatttttaaaacagggataTAGATAGCCCATCACTGACATCAGCAAAACACTGTACCAAACGCATATATGAACTGGCTAATTCATTGACAAAACATCAATGATAAGCTTATACATTTCTCTTTCGTGTAGGTACGCTACAAAATGGTTGGAATAAACATTTGCGAACTAGATATGTAAAATGATCGACAagagttgaaaataaaaatgaaccGTATCACAAGTGTATGCTATGCACCTTGACCTTCGTATCTTATAAACCTCGACACTTGAAGAAGCAAATACTGGCAATAGCAGCGCAcgcttttccttctttttagtttttatcttCTAGCATTGTAGaactagttaaaaaaaaagtaaaacccaAACAATACTCTTTATTAGTAATCCTACGCAATATAATCTCAATCATGCCTGATTGATATATCCATTAAGAAGGAGGATGATCCATGGTTTAATGATACAGCCACAAAAATATAGCTTTTTAGGCTTATAGCAGCATTTGTAGTTTTCACTGGGAAGATCCAGATGCCGTGCGCTGCTCGTATTCACCTTGTTCTGCTTTACTGAATTCCTCAAGCAGTTCACGCTGCCTCTGAGTTATATTTCTGCCAAggaacataaacaaacataagagATTGCGATGACTATTATGTCATTTGCAGGCACAATTTTACTTGGGGAGGTTTTGATGGGACTTACGCAGGGATGCTGACGTTGAAATGCACATATTGATCCCCAAATCTAGTCGACTTTCTTGCTCTTATACCTGTTTGTATCATAAACAGAAGTATGtgatttaaaaagtaaacaaacagGAATCTGGTTCGGTATGGATTTGAggaacttttgttttggttggtgtCATGCTCTTCATATCCAGAGAGACATTAATTAGCTCAAGTAAAGAAGGCCATATTCAAAAATTTCTCTTATatcaacagaaacaaaagagcTCACCTTTATTTCTTAGCACTACTTTATGACCAGGTTGGGTTCCAGGACGGACCTACAACAAAAGAGTTTTCAAGTTAGATTGCTGGAGGAGTTCCAAGACAAGTCCTAAACTACAACAAGTTGGGAACAGAAACCCCCAAACTTTAGATAACTATCATTTAGCTAGCAAGCAAAAATCtgatcttctttttcatcaaagcatttaaaaaaatatgaagaactTTCAGATACCTTCACGACAACATCACCAGTGAGGGTTGGAACTTGAATGGTTCCTCCAAGAATGGCCTGACAAAAGATGAAATGGACTTTAGTTatcaagaaaaaatacaaaaacggTAAACGAACTCACAGAGACTGCACCAGAACCATAATAAATGCTGGAGGCAAAAGCGAATGAAATTTTAAAGACAGGATTGTCAAGACCAAATCAATTCACCTGGGTAACACTGAGAACTGCATCCACATGAATATCCGATCCTTCTCTACGGAACACAGGATCTTCACGAACCTGAAGGATACAACCAAGTTACTGAGAACGCAATAAAATGATTAACCATGAGTGTCATTAGAAAGTTGATTTCAGTAAAAGTCACCTTGAGAGTAACATAAAGATCTCCAGGCTGGTCACCTTCAGGATCAGCCCCACCCACCCTCGCCACCTTTAATGTATCACTATTGTCAACCCCTGAGGGATGAAAATAAATGTGAGATCAAAGTGATGAAAACTAACacgaattgttttttttattacctatagatgcaagaaagaaaattaCCTGGATCGATAGTGACTTTCACTGACTTTTGTCCTCGAACCACTCTACCTCCTCTACATGATTTGCAAATACTCTAGTAATATcaacacaagaaaaatgatgagaaaTTCACTGGTTACAGAAAGTAGAAACCTACTTTAAGGTCAACCATTAGCGATAAATCTAACAGAATTGGTGTCTGTCTTCATGTATATGCAGACACACATACAGGTAAAACATTATACATGATATGGAAAGTGCAATTATCGAAATATATGACATACTGAGAACGTTTGACCAGCTCCACCACACTTCTGGCAAGTTTTTTGGATGCTTAATATACCCCTTCTCATTGTTGTCTGCAAAAACGTAACTGGAGCACTTAGAACCACAATTAAAcgtaaattatataattacagTGTTCAAAGTAGAGTTTTGTAACATGAGACTGACCACCCCAGTGCCATCACAGGCTTTGCATTTTTCACGTTTGGTACCAGGAGGAACACCTTGTCCACCTAAATgtgaaaggaagaaagaaaacaacaattagtAACTTGAGAGTGAGATAAAATAACAATGTAAATCACATTGACCGAAATACTATATGCATACCACAAGTATTACAAGCCAACTCGGTTTGAAAAGTCACAGTTTTGGTGCATCCTTGAACAGCTTCCATGAAAGAAAGATCAAGCAAAACCTTTACGACagtaaagaaaggaagaaacgAGAATCTATTAATCTTAGatcacaaaaataatttctggGAGAAAAAGCAGATCGTAATACCTTGACATCTTGACCTCCGATATCTTGCCTGAACATGTTGAAGatctgtttttcaaaaaaaatagcGTGCAAACCATGTTAGTTGATAAGTTATCCATTTCCATCTAAAAGGAAACAAGTTTTTGACTATCTTTGTAAACAATATTCTTTTGAGTGGAACCTATTAGATGAAAACCAAGAAATAAAAGTATTACATCGCCATTGAAGTTCCCAAAGATATCAAATGGGTTAAAcccttcaccaccaccaccgaagCCTTGATCATTTGGAAACCCACCACTTGCATTTTGCTCAAATGCTTCATGCCCAACCTGCAGACATGACCAACAAACTTATATCACATCTGAAATAGTTAATCGAGGGAGCCACGCTAGCTTACTATAACAGAATTCCAAGGAAATTATTATGGTGCCTATTTTACCTGGTCATAAAGGTCACGCTTCTCCTTATCTTTCAAAACCTGATTCAACAAAAGGTCCCAAACCACAATTCCCTTCAGTATAAGATACTGACAGATCATCATATAAAATGAAACCGTGTAAAAAGTCAAACTCACTTCATATGCTTTTGAGACCTCCTGGAACTTCTTCTCAGCTTCAGGGTCATCTTTATTCATATCAGGATGGAGTTTCTTAGCAAGCTGTAAAACGAAACAAACAATAGCATCAAACACTGAGAAACCAGAAAGTTATAATCAAACGAACATATTTAATCTCAACCAAAATGTCCCTACCCCGTAATAAGCCTTCTTGATTTCACCTTCTGGTGCATTCTTACTCACACCAAGAAGTTCATAGTAGTCCTTAGCAGACATAAACGTCGAACCTAGTATTCAAATACcgcaaaaacattaaaaaaaagaaaaaatcaattcaacTATACAAAACTGTGATCCTAACAACTGTGAGAATTAATTAAGGAACCTCTGATCCTACCTGTTCCATGAAAAGACCTTGTCGAgccaaaattagtattaaaaccTCCAAAACTGATCCATCTCCGATCATGCCCTACATTACAAGATCACAATGTTAAAACCCTCAAATTACACTCAATACCACACAAACAATTCATAAGATTACATTCTTTTATAATCCAATTACCAGATTTTGAAGCGTACTCTCCAACAACTTTGGCATGATTGCCAACGCCCGTATTCAATCTCCTATAACTCCCAATACATACTCCCCTGAGTTTCTGCAAATCAAGAAAAAGCTAACCAATTTGAAATCAattgagacagagagagatataGAGAAACAGAGATGAGGAGGAGAACGAAACCTGATTGCCTAAATCTTGTAGAAGCGATGATGAGAGACATCGACGAGTCAACAAACGAAGAACCTTTGCGCCATTGGAAGGAACCATTTTTTTCTCCCTCAAAGCTTATAAAGGTTCGATCTTTATAGCTTTCTACTCAAATTCAATGGAGTTGATACTGAAGTGGGTGGGGTTTAAAGTCCAAGAGATTGAGACAGAGCAGCCAAAGTTAAAACCCTAGCAAAAACCCTGTTTTGTTGCTTGCTTCAGAACTGTGTAGAAGAAAGCAATTTCTGTTGTTCGCCACACAATACCGGGTTTGACCTTTTCTTACCCAACCCACCCGTCATATCCGACCCCACTCAACCCGACCCGGCCCATCTAGAGTCACCCTTGAATGGGCTCAATAACGGCCCATcgaaaaacagaacagaacagaactcTATAGTTGCCGTCGTCTCGGTAACTTTGCCGTCGTTGCGCACTGACTGTGTTCGTCTCACCGTGAAAAGATGTAATTGCAGGTACCATCACGTCGATTCACATACTTTTCATGATGTTGATTTGTATTATTCTTCTAAAATTTCCATAAAACCTCACAAATTGCTTTAATTTTACATGAAAGATGCAAACTTTGACCGATTTAGCTGTAAATTTCGAAACTTTAAGCTGTGTTATTGTACGCAGGTTTGGCTACAATGCGGTGGTTGCTGCAGGGAAGGTTTAGTTTGTGTAAATGTAaagaaaggtttgatttttttcagcaGAGATGTGGTTTAGTTAACGTAAAGTTGAAATGGGTGAAAGATAAAGAACTTGATGCTGTTGTGATTCGTGAAAAGCATCTTAAAGCTGTGTGTAATCTCGTTTCGGTTATTACGTCTTCTCCTGATTTGAGGCTACCCATCTTTAAGCTTTTGCCTCACCGTGGTCAGCTTGGTTTACCTCAAGATCTTAAGCTTTCTGCTTTTATTCGGAGATACCCCAATATTTTTGTGGAGCATTGTTATTGGGATAGTGCTGGTACTCGTGTTCCTTGTTTCGGTTTAACGCGTGAGGCGATGGATCTTTATTGTGAAGAAGCTGATGTTATAAGGGTGAATGTAGGGGATGTTCTAGTGAGGTTGTGTAAACTTCTTATGCTTACTTGTGAAAGAACACTTCCTCTACATTCCATTGATCATCTCAGGTGGGATTTGGGTTTGCCGTATGATTATCGAGATTCATTGATTCCTAAGCACCCGGATTTGTTCTGTTTGGTGAAGTTGTCTAGCGACCTTGTTGGTTTAAAGTTGATACATTGGGATGATAGCCTCGCTGTTTCCAAACTGCAACTGAGAGAGGATGTTGGAGATAATGATCATATGGCCTTCCCTGTGAAATTTACGANNNNNNNNNNNNNNNNNNNNNNNNNNNNNNNNNNNNNNNNNNNNNNNNNNNNNNNNNNNNNNNNNNNNNNNNNNNNNNNNNNNNNNNNNNNNNNNNNNNNNNNNNNNNNNNNNNNNNNNNNNNNNNNNNNNNNNNNNNNNNNNNNNNNNNNNNNNNNNNNNNNNNNNNNNNNNNNNNNNNNNNNNNNNNNNNNNNNNNNNNNNNNNNNNNNNNNNNNNNNNNNNNNNNNNNNNNNNNNNNNNNNNNNNNNNNNNNNNNNNNNNNNNNNNNNNNNNNNNNNNNNNNNNNNNNNNNNNNNNNNNNNNNNNNNNNNNNNNNNNNNNNNNNNNNNNNNNNNNNNNNNNNNNNNNNNNNNNNNNNNNNNNNNNNNNNNNNNNNNNNNNNNNNNNNNNNNNNNNNNNNNNNNNNNNNNNNNNNNNNNNNNNNNNNNNNNNNNNNNNNNNNNNNNNNNNNNNNNNNNNNNNNNNNNNNNNNNNNNNNNNNNNNNNNNNNNNNNNNNNNNNNNNNNNNNNNNNNNNNNNNNNNNNNNNNNNNNNNNNNNNNNNNNNNNNNNNNNNNNNNNNNNNNNNNNNNNNNNNNNNNNNNNNNNNNNNNNNNNNNNNNNNNNNNNNNNNNNNNNNNNNNNNNNNNNNNNNNNNNNNNNNNNNNNNNNNNNNNNNNNNNNNNNNNNNNNNNNNNNNNNNNNNNNNNNNNNNNNNNNNNNNNNNNNNNNNNNNNNNNNNNNNNNNNNNNNNNNNNNNNNNNNNNNNNNNNNNNNNNNNNNNNNNNNNNNNNNNNNNNNNNNNNNNNNNNNNNNNNNNNNNNNNNNNNNNNNNNNNNNNNNNNNNNNNNNNNNNNNNNNNNNNNNNNNNNNNNNNNNNNNNNNNNNNNNNNNNNNNNNNNNNNNNNNNNNNNNNNNNNNNNNNNNNNNNNNNNNNNNNNNNNNNNNNNNNNNNNNNNNNNNNNNNNNNNNNNNNNNNNNNNNNNNNNNNNNNNNNNNNNNNNNNNNNNNNNNNNNNNNNNNNNNNNNNNNNNNNNNNNNNNNNNNNNNNNNNNNNNNNNNNNNNNNNNNNNNNNNNNNNNNNNNNNNNNNNNNNNNNNNNNNNNNNNNNNNNNNNNNNNNNNNNNNNNNNNNNNNNNNNNNNNNNNNNNNNNNNNNNNNNNNNNNNNNNNNNNNNNNNNNNNNNNNNNNNNNNNNNNNNNNNNNNNNNNNNNNNNNNNNNNNNNNNNNNNNNNNNNNNNNNNNNNNNNNNNNNNNNNNNNNNNNNNNNNNNNNNNNNNNNNNNNNNNNNNNNNNNNNNNNNNNNNNNNNNNNNNNNNNNNNNNNNNNNNNNNNNNNNNNNNNNNNNNNNNNNNNNNNNNNNNNNNNNNNNNNNNNNNNNNNNNNNNNNNNNNNNNNNNNNNNNNNNNNNNNNNNNNNNNNNNNNNNNNNNNNNNNNNNNNNNNNNNNNNNNNNNNNNNNNNNNNNNNNNNNNNNNNNNNNNNNNNNNNNNNNNNNNNNNNNNNNNNNNNNNNNNNNNNNNNNNNNNNNNNNNNNNNNNNNNNNNNNNNNNNNNNNNNNNNNNNNNNNNNNNNNNNNNNNNNNNNNNNNNNNNNNNNNNNNNNNNNNNNNNNNNNNNNNNNNNNNNNNNNNNNNNNNNNNNNNNNNNNNNNNNNNNNNNNNNNNNNNNNNNNNNNNNNNNNNNNNNNNNNNNNNNNNNNNNNNNNNNNNNNNNNNNNNNNNNNNNNNNNNNNNNNNNNNNNNNNNNNNNNNNNNNNNNNNNNNNNNNNNNNNNNNNNNNNNNNNNNNNNNNNNNNNNNNNNNNNNNNNNNNNNNNNNNNNNNNNNNNNNNNNNNNNNNNNNNNNNNNNNNNNNNNNNNNNNNNNNNNNNNNNNNNNNNNNNNNNNNNNNNNNNNNNNNNNNNNNNNNNNNNNNNNNNNNNNNNNNNNNNNNNNNNNNNNNNNNNNNNNNNNNNNNNNNNNNNNNNNNNNNNNNNNNNNNNNNNNNNNNNNNNNNNNNNNNNNNNNNNNNNNNNNNNNNNNNNNNNNNNNNNNNNNNNNNNNNNNNNNNNNNNNNNNNNNNNNNNNNNNNNNNNNNNNNNNNNNNNNNNNNNNNNNNNNNNNNNNNNNNNNNNNNNNNNNNNNNNNNNNNNNNNNNNNNNNNNNNNNNNNNNNNNNNNNNNNNNNNNNNNNNNNNNNNNNNNNNNNNNNNNNNNNNNNNNNNNNNNNNNNNNNNNNNNNNNNNNNNNNNNNNNNNNNNNNNNNNNNNNNNNNNNNNNNNNNNNNNNNNNNNNNNNNNNNNNNNNNNNNNNNNNNNNNNNNNNNNNNNNNNNNNNNNNNGTGTTTCACGAACTTCTTCATCTAACAATCGGGAGAAAGACGGAGAGGCAAAACGTTAGCAATCTTCGTAAACCGTTTGCACTTCCCCAGAAGTTCACCAAAGTATTTGAGCGTCACCCTGGTATATTCTACATTTCTATGAAATGTGATACACAGACAGTAATCCTTAGAGAAGCATATGATAGGCGGCATCTCATTGAAAAGCACCCTCTCGTTGAAATCAGGGAAAAATTTGCAAACATGATGAATGAAGGGTTTTTGGATAGAAGTCGGGGGCTGTATCAGAGATCTGTTGAGAATCACTTGGGGAAGAACAGTAGCAAGACTAGCGGACAATAATCTGATATCTGGATAGGACTCTGATTGTCCTGGAGTTGAAGAACATAAACGCCTGTTTTAGTAGTGAGTCCTGTGTTCCAGTGGAAACAAATGAC harbors:
- the LOC104760784 gene encoding chaperone protein dnaJ GFA2, mitochondrial, with the translated sequence MVPSNGAKVLRLLTRRCLSSSLLQDLGNQKLRGVCIGSYRRLNTGVGNHAKVVGEYASKSGHDRRWISFGGFNTNFGSTRSFHGTGSTFMSAKDYYELLGVSKNAPEGEIKKAYYGLAKKLHPDMNKDDPEAEKKFQEVSKAYEVLKDKEKRDLYDQVGHEAFEQNASGGFPNDQGFGGGGEGFNPFDIFGNFNGDIFNMFRQDIGGQDVKVLLDLSFMEAVQGCTKTVTFQTELACNTCGGQGVPPGTKREKCKACDGTGVTTMRRGILSIQKTCQKCGGAGQTFSSICKSCRGGRVVRGQKSVKVTIDPGVDNSDTLKVARVGGADPEGDQPGDLYVTLKVREDPVFRREGSDIHVDAVLSVTQAILGGTIQVPTLTGDVVVKVRPGTQPGHKVVLRNKGIRARKSTRFGDQYVHFNVSIPANITQRQRELLEEFSKAEQGEYEQRTASGSSQ
- the LOC104760785 gene encoding protein ROOT PRIMORDIUM DEFECTIVE 1-like isoform X2, which produces MRWLLQGRFSLCKCKERFDFFQQRCGLVNVKLKWVKDKELDAVVIREKHLKAVCNLVSVITSSPDLRLPIFKLLPHRGQLGLPQDLKLSAFIRRYPNIFVEHCYWDSAGTRVPCFGLTREAMDLYCEEADVIRVNVGDVLVRLCKLLMLTCERTLPLHSIDHLRWDLGLPYDYRDSLIPKHPDLFCLVKLSSDLVGLKLIHWDDSLAVSKLQLREDVGDNDHMAFPVKFTRGFGLKRKSIEWLQEWQRLPCTSPYVDASHLDPRTDLSEKRNVGVFHELLHLTIGRKTERQNVSNLRKPFALPQKFTKVFERHPGIFYISMKCDTQTVILREAYDRRHLIEKHPLVEIREKFANMMNEGFLDRSRGLYQRSVENHLGKNSSKTSGQ